A region from the Cannabis sativa cultivar Pink pepper isolate KNU-18-1 chromosome 9, ASM2916894v1, whole genome shotgun sequence genome encodes:
- the LOC115721848 gene encoding uncharacterized protein LOC115721848 — translation MPNWALTNCCQHNQVVFLATIGVFTVVILLLWRTVLLTPFKLITVFLHEASHAIACKLTCGQVEGIQVHANEGGVTQTRGGVYWLILPAGYLGSSFWGMTLILASTNLLTARIAAGCLIFALFVVLCIAKNWTLRGLCIGFIIFLALIWVLQEMTTVRILRYVILFIGVMNSLFSVYDIYDDLISRRVNSSDAEKFAEICPCCNGVGWGVIWGMISFTFLCGSMYLGLVILS, via the exons ATGCCGAATTGGGCCTTGACGAACTGTTGCCAGCACAACCAAGTTGTCTTCTTGGCAACTATTGGAGTCTTCACCGTCGTAATCCTCTTG CTCTGGAGAACAGTACTCCTCACACCCTTTAAGCTCATCACAGTGTTCTTGCATGAAGCAAGTCATGCTATTGCTTGCAAACTCACGTGTGGTCAG GTGGAGGGAATCCAAGTCCATGCAAATGAGGGTGGTGTCACACAAACGCGTGGTGGTGTATACTGGCTGATATTGCCTGCAGGAT ATCTTGGCTCATCATTCTGGGGAATGACTTTGATACTTGCATCAACAAATCTCCTCACTGCAAGAATTGCTGCTGGTTGTTTAATTTTTGCTCTGTTTGTGGTGCTCTGTATTGCTAAAAAT TGGACACTCCGTGGACTTTGTATCG gattcatcatttttcttgCCTTAATTTGGGTTCTGCAAGAAATGACAACAGTTCGCATCCTTCGTTACGTTATTCTTTTCATAG GTGTGATGAACAGCTTGTTTTCAGTATATG ATATATATGATGATTTAATATCTCGAAGAGTTAACTCCAGTGATGCTGAGAAATTTGCTGAAATTTGTCCTTGTTGCAATGGTGTTGGATGGGGAGTCATATG GGGAATGATATCATTTACATTTCTTTGTGGATCAATGTATTTGGGTCTTGTCATCTTATCATGA